In Brevibacillus marinus, the genomic window ACTGCAGCTGGCGTCGCGGCACCAACTGCGCAAGACGGTGTGCGCCCGGATGACCCGGTTGGTAGAAGCTCTCCCGGCGGGCGAGGCAAGAGAGGAACTGCTGACTTTGCTCCACCAACTCGCAGAGATGGACTAGGAGGGAGCGCACATGGCATTTGAAAGCCTGGCCAATCGGTTGCAAAACGCGTTTGCCAAACTGCGCGGCAGAGGCAAGATCGACGAGGCTGCGGTCAACGAAGCGATGCGCGAAGTGCGCCTCGCCTTGCTGGAAGCCGACGTGAACTACAAAGTGGTAAAAGAGTTCGTCGCCCGCGTGAAAGAGCGGGCAATCGGGCAGGAAGTGCTGAAAAGCTTGACCCCCGGCCAGATGGTGATCAAGGTGGTCAACGAAGAGCTGACCCAGCTGATGGGCGGCGACGTGGCCAAGCTGGCCGTGGCGGCAAAGCCGCCCACCGTGGTGATGATGGTGGGGCTGCAAGGGGCTGGGAAGACGACGACGACCGGAAAGCTGGCGAAGTATTTGCAGAAGCAGAACCGCAAGCCGCTCCTGGTCGCGGGCGATATCTACCGGCCGGCGGCGATCCGCCAGCTGCAGGTGCTGGGCGAGCAGATCGGCGTTCCAGTCTTTGCCCTGGGCGATCAGGTGAGCCCGGTGGAAATCGCCCGCCAGGCGGTCGCGCACGCGAAGGAACAGCAGCTCGATTACGTCCTGATCGATACGGCGGGCCGCCTGCACATCGACGAAGCGCTGATGGAGGAACTGCGGCAGATTCGCGAAGCGGTGCAGCCGGATGAGATTCTGCTGGTCGTGGATGCGATGACCGGTCAGGATGCGGTCAACGTGGCGCAAAGATTCAACGATCAGCTGGAGCTGAGCGGTGTGGTGCTGACCAAGCTGGACGGCGATACCCGCGGCGGGGCGGCCCTGTCGGTCAAAGCGGTGACCGGCAAGCCGATCAAGTTTGCCGGGATGGGGGAAAAGCTGGACAGTCTGGAGCCGTTTTATCCGGAACGGATGGCATCGCGCATCCTGGGGATGGGCGATGTGCTCAGCCTGATCGAAAAGGCGCAGCAGGCGGTGGACAGCGAGCAGGCCAAGCAGATGGAACAACAGATGCGGCAAGGGGAGTTTACCTTTGACATGTTTCTTGCGTCGCTGGAACAGATGCGCAAGATGGGACCGCTGGAAGAGCTGCTTGGCATGCTGCCGGGGATGAACAGCAAGGCGTTGAAAGATTTGAAAGTGGACGAGAAGCAGCTCGCCCGCACGGAAGCGATTGTCAAATCGATGACCAAGGCCGAGCGCGCCAACCCCGACTTGCTGAACGCCAGCCGGCGCAGGCGGATTGCGGCCGGCAGCGGTACCAGCGTGCAGGAAGTAAACCGCTTCATCAAGCAGTTTGAAGATATGAAGAAGATGATGAAGCAGTTCTCCGGCGCGGCCGACAAGCTGAAAAAGAAGGGCAAGAAAAAAGGGTTGAAAATGCCGTTTGGCGGCGGTTTGCCCGGCGGCTTTCCGGCTGGCGGCAAAGGAAAGGGCGGGTTCAACTTCCCGTTTAACTTTAAACCCCCGTTCAAGTAAACTCACTCTGATGGTATGAACGCTTGTCACGGCGCAGCCGAGCTGGCGCGGGCGTGACGGTTCAGATACAGCAATGACAAGCGACGCGACCTGCGCGTTGATCATAACAGGAGGTGAAACACGATGGCAGTGAAGATTCGTCTGAAGCGGATGGGTTCCAAGAAGAATCCGTTTTACCGTGTCGTGGTGGCTGACTCTCGTTCCCCGCGTGACGGCCGCTTTATCGAGGAAATCGGTTACTACAATCCCGTAGCTCAACCGGCTGTTGTCAAAATCGATGAGGACAAGGCCGTGAAGTGGATCTTGAATGGCGCCGCCCCCACGGACACGGTGCGCAGCCTGTTGTCCAAAGCAGGCGTTCTGGCAAAAGTGCATGAAGCAAAATACGGCAAGTAATCGCTTCTTGCGGGAGGGCTGGCGATGAAAGAGTTGATCGAAACGATCGCAAAAGCTCTGGTTGATCATCCGGAAGAAGTGCGTGTACACGCCGTGGAAAAGGAGCGGCTATTGCTGTATGAGTTGTCCGTCCATCCTGACGACATGGGCAAGATCATCGGCAAACAAGGCCGCGTCGCCAAGGCCCTGCGCACCGTCGTGGCGGCCGCAGCCGTGCAGACGGATAAGCGGGTGCTGGTGGAAATCGTATAAAAAAGGCTGGGAGCGTGTCATCCCGGCTTTTTTTGTACGTTCAGAGCAGACCTGCCGGCTCGGCGCTGGTGGTCCCGCGGATACCGTTGCCGCGGCGGCGGATCGCAAGCAGGAAATCAGTTGCAACGTTTGCGTTCGGCAGGGGGAAGTGGCGACAAGCCGAGTTTTTGCAAAGCGAGGAGGAAAGGGCCGTGATTACAATCCACCGACCTGTACAGGTAAGGATGATTATCACCGAAGCGTCCCGCAAACGCCTTTTGTCCGAATACAGGCAGAGAGAAACAGAACTGTTGAAAGAGCTGGAGCAGTGGCGGTTTCAGGGCAAAAAACTGCTGGCAGAGGCGCAGAAAAAGTCCGGCGAGGCCTACCGCTTGGCGGTGGAGCGCGTGAACCGCGAAGAGCGGCTGCGCAAGGAAAAACTAGAAATGCTCCGCTTTCAGATCAAGCAGACGGAGAATTTGCCGGAAGGACGGGAGATTCCCTATACCACGGTAGAAAGCAGCGTAGAGATCAAAGTCGGCGATGTCTGGGATGAAGTGATGAGTGCGACGGAGATCATTTTAAAAGACGGGGTCATCGCCGAAATCCGCCAAGGAGGGCGAAGCGGATGAGCGACAAGCAGTACTTTCGCGTAGGCAAGTTGGTCAATACGCAGGGATTGCGCGGTGAAGTGAGGGTGATCGCCACGACCGACTTTCCCGAGGAACGCTTTCAGCCAGGCAGCCAGCTCTATCTGTTTCATCCGACGCTGCAGGAGCCGCTCAGGCTGACCGTGGCTTCCTGGCGCCGCCACAAGGGATTTGAGCTGCTCAAGTTTGAGGGATACGACTCGATTAACGATGTGGAAAAATGGAAGGGAGGAGAACTGAAAGTAGCGGAGGACGAGCTGCTCGAACTGGCTGACGACGAGTACTACATCCACCAGCTGATTGGCTGCGAAGTCGTCACGGAAGAAGGAGAACAGCTGGGCCGGATTGTCGACGTGCTG contains:
- a CDS encoding YlqD family protein, with amino-acid sequence MITIHRPVQVRMIITEASRKRLLSEYRQRETELLKELEQWRFQGKKLLAEAQKKSGEAYRLAVERVNREERLRKEKLEMLRFQIKQTENLPEGREIPYTTVESSVEIKVGDVWDEVMSATEIILKDGVIAEIRQGGRSG
- a CDS encoding KH domain-containing protein, with amino-acid sequence MKELIETIAKALVDHPEEVRVHAVEKERLLLYELSVHPDDMGKIIGKQGRVAKALRTVVAAAAVQTDKRVLVEIV
- the rpsP gene encoding 30S ribosomal protein S16, with product MAVKIRLKRMGSKKNPFYRVVVADSRSPRDGRFIEEIGYYNPVAQPAVVKIDEDKAVKWILNGAAPTDTVRSLLSKAGVLAKVHEAKYGK
- the rimM gene encoding ribosome maturation factor RimM (Essential for efficient processing of 16S rRNA); the protein is MSDKQYFRVGKLVNTQGLRGEVRVIATTDFPEERFQPGSQLYLFHPTLQEPLRLTVASWRRHKGFELLKFEGYDSINDVEKWKGGELKVAEDELLELADDEYYIHQLIGCEVVTEEGEQLGRIVDVLQPGANDVWVVRGPRGEIYLPFIDDCIKQVDIEQKRVVCHLLEGLL
- the ffh gene encoding signal recognition particle protein, with the translated sequence MAFESLANRLQNAFAKLRGRGKIDEAAVNEAMREVRLALLEADVNYKVVKEFVARVKERAIGQEVLKSLTPGQMVIKVVNEELTQLMGGDVAKLAVAAKPPTVVMMVGLQGAGKTTTTGKLAKYLQKQNRKPLLVAGDIYRPAAIRQLQVLGEQIGVPVFALGDQVSPVEIARQAVAHAKEQQLDYVLIDTAGRLHIDEALMEELRQIREAVQPDEILLVVDAMTGQDAVNVAQRFNDQLELSGVVLTKLDGDTRGGAALSVKAVTGKPIKFAGMGEKLDSLEPFYPERMASRILGMGDVLSLIEKAQQAVDSEQAKQMEQQMRQGEFTFDMFLASLEQMRKMGPLEELLGMLPGMNSKALKDLKVDEKQLARTEAIVKSMTKAERANPDLLNASRRRRIAAGSGTSVQEVNRFIKQFEDMKKMMKQFSGAADKLKKKGKKKGLKMPFGGGLPGGFPAGGKGKGGFNFPFNFKPPFK